In one window of Candidatus Deferrimicrobiaceae bacterium DNA:
- a CDS encoding DUF3106 domain-containing protein, with translation MRSLAAILLAVVALLTSAAAEARGHGGDMGDAGQRFESSGRSGDGWRAERSTRPETYPRPERPSSDREGWRAERQTPPSSGAAPRWNRPVRPEASPRSETTPGRTLHSRPETPSGDRDTWRPGRGKSPAPESPSRWESKPRQVTPDKIERWRSMTPEQRDRAVERWRKWKTLPEEDRRYLRDRREIWRSAPQEDRKTLRKLLNRWDALPPEGRNQLRDSIGAWRGLPPAERESQMQGWPFYRGLVPNEQKAIRRFLFERPPIGQGAASPRGGAAEESFGGRR, from the coding sequence ATGCGATCGCTCGCAGCGATCCTCCTGGCCGTGGTTGCGCTGCTGACGTCGGCGGCAGCCGAGGCGCGCGGGCATGGCGGCGACATGGGCGATGCCGGGCAGCGTTTCGAATCATCAGGCCGGTCCGGCGATGGTTGGCGGGCCGAGCGGTCGACCCGGCCCGAAACGTATCCCCGTCCCGAGAGGCCGTCGAGCGACCGCGAGGGGTGGCGCGCCGAACGGCAGACGCCGCCCTCGTCCGGGGCGGCCCCCCGCTGGAACCGGCCGGTCCGTCCCGAAGCGTCTCCTCGTTCCGAAACGACGCCCGGGCGCACTTTGCATTCCCGCCCCGAGACGCCGTCGGGCGACCGCGATACGTGGCGCCCCGGACGCGGGAAATCGCCCGCGCCCGAGTCGCCGTCGCGGTGGGAGAGCAAGCCAAGGCAAGTAACGCCCGACAAGATCGAGCGGTGGCGCAGCATGACGCCCGAGCAGCGCGACCGTGCCGTCGAGCGGTGGCGCAAGTGGAAGACGCTTCCCGAGGAAGACCGGCGATATCTCCGCGATCGCCGCGAGATCTGGCGCAGCGCCCCGCAGGAAGATCGCAAGACGCTGCGCAAGCTGCTGAACCGCTGGGACGCGCTGCCGCCCGAAGGACGCAACCAGCTTCGGGACAGCATCGGGGCGTGGCGCGGGCTTCCGCCGGCCGAGCGCGAGTCGCAGATGCAGGGCTGGCCGTTCTATCGCGGGTTGGTGCCCAACGAGCAGAAGGCGATCCGCCGCTTCCTGTTCGAGCGGCCCCCGATCGGGCAGGGCGCCGCCTCGCCGCGGGGCGGCGCCGCCGAAGAGTCGTTTGGCGGCCGCCGCTGA
- the tadA gene encoding tRNA adenosine(34) deaminase TadA codes for MRVALALAARGAAAGEVPVGAVVVGPDGAILSRAFNRPISSVDPTAHAEILALRKAAKKLGNYRLAGCRLVVTLEPCPMCAGAAVHARIAEIVYGAADPKTGAVRSLYEIASDPRLNHGCALVPGVLADDCGAMLKAFFRDRRRRKN; via the coding sequence ATGCGCGTTGCACTGGCGCTGGCCGCCCGCGGGGCTGCGGCGGGCGAGGTGCCGGTCGGCGCCGTCGTCGTCGGGCCCGATGGCGCGATCCTGTCCCGGGCATTCAACCGTCCGATTTCGTCCGTCGACCCGACCGCGCACGCCGAGATCCTCGCGTTGCGCAAGGCGGCCAAAAAGCTGGGCAACTACCGGCTTGCCGGTTGCCGCCTCGTCGTCACGCTCGAGCCGTGCCCCATGTGCGCGGGCGCCGCAGTCCACGCCCGCATCGCCGAGATCGTCTACGGCGCCGCCGATCCCAAGACGGGCGCCGTTCGGTCCCTCTACGAGATCGCCTCCGATCCGCGGCTGAACCACGGGTGCGCCCTTGTCCCCGGCGTTCTCGCCGACGATTGCGGCGCCATGCTCAAGGCGTTCTTCCGGGATCGCAGACGCCGGAAGAACTAA
- the gspD gene encoding type II secretion system secretin GspD, which yields MRTRIPLGLALAAGLNALVAGTALSASVPPPSPFPGVAASPEAAPSLPVPPSGIVVEDPVTFPGMAGAPAPPAVTPVPAPRVPASSGFLVKFNNADVYEVIHTLGRIAGISYLIDPRVRGVVNVHTQGNMRKEDALELLFSILRINGATAVLEGEIYHIVPMAEAKMEPMPVPGPGTADGSSLPNRPVMRAFPLQYIAAAEMAKVIKPFLSTGGEAVEVTRANMLLVIDTSGNMDKHARLVELFDADAFRSAGVKLFPLKFLDPDEMAKNLDAVFGALDFSAKANHPAGINFVPLPRMGALLVVSASPKTLDEVGRWIAELDREATGTSRGVHVYRVRNGKVADIMAVLEKLYPGQASPSAGKPTEFKAQVGEPSPKSQVAPGVQVLTKAAPVSEGAHAATGKGQEKEADRFDIIVNEPANALIIRGSASEYAAILDVLRTIDIYPKQLLLEVMIGEVQLNDSLRLGVDWNYMWNGNGGAQTLSNVSSAADPTGGVLSGLKYTYDKADRLTGAFRALATDGKVSILSSPSILTANGKKGKIMVADQVPITTASIIANSNPPVTTTTVEYKDVGVILSFTPFINDQGAVTLEIEQEVSDISTTIKSSTNNPVFFKRNIQTTLIASEDRSIVLGGLVKEKKSLDRDGIPWFYKIPGLGWLFGARADATSRTELMIFITPRVVASNEDGTRMTREFENRVQELKQRISEAKGLKGASPDQEGGK from the coding sequence ATGAGAACAAGGATTCCACTCGGCTTGGCGCTGGCGGCGGGCTTGAACGCCCTTGTCGCCGGAACCGCCCTTTCCGCTTCCGTGCCGCCTCCTTCGCCCTTTCCAGGGGTGGCTGCCTCGCCCGAAGCGGCGCCATCCCTGCCGGTTCCCCCCTCCGGAATCGTGGTTGAAGATCCGGTGACATTCCCGGGAATGGCCGGCGCGCCCGCTCCTCCTGCGGTGACTCCCGTGCCGGCCCCGCGCGTTCCGGCCTCGAGCGGTTTCCTGGTCAAGTTCAACAATGCCGACGTCTACGAGGTGATCCACACGCTGGGCCGGATCGCCGGCATCAGCTACCTGATCGACCCGCGCGTCCGCGGCGTGGTCAACGTTCATACGCAAGGCAACATGCGGAAGGAGGACGCGCTCGAGCTGCTCTTCTCGATCCTCCGGATCAACGGCGCGACCGCCGTCCTCGAAGGCGAAATCTACCACATCGTCCCGATGGCCGAGGCGAAGATGGAGCCGATGCCCGTTCCCGGGCCCGGCACCGCGGATGGGAGCAGCCTTCCTAACCGGCCGGTGATGCGCGCCTTTCCGCTCCAGTACATCGCCGCTGCCGAGATGGCCAAGGTGATCAAGCCGTTCCTGTCGACGGGCGGCGAAGCGGTCGAGGTGACGCGCGCCAACATGCTGCTCGTGATCGACACCTCCGGCAACATGGACAAGCACGCGCGGCTGGTCGAGCTGTTCGACGCCGACGCGTTCCGGTCGGCCGGGGTCAAGCTGTTCCCGCTGAAATTCCTCGATCCCGACGAGATGGCGAAGAACCTCGACGCCGTCTTCGGGGCGCTCGATTTCTCTGCGAAGGCGAATCACCCGGCCGGGATCAACTTCGTCCCGCTGCCCCGGATGGGGGCGCTGCTCGTGGTCAGCGCGTCTCCGAAAACGCTCGACGAGGTCGGCCGCTGGATCGCCGAGCTCGACCGCGAGGCGACCGGCACGTCGCGGGGCGTCCACGTCTACCGGGTCCGCAACGGCAAGGTCGCCGACATCATGGCGGTCCTCGAGAAACTGTACCCCGGGCAGGCGAGCCCGTCGGCCGGGAAGCCCACCGAGTTCAAGGCGCAGGTCGGCGAGCCGTCCCCGAAAAGCCAGGTCGCGCCCGGCGTGCAGGTCCTCACGAAGGCGGCGCCGGTGTCCGAGGGCGCGCATGCGGCAACGGGCAAGGGGCAGGAGAAGGAAGCGGACCGCTTCGACATCATCGTCAACGAGCCCGCCAACGCGCTGATCATCCGGGGCAGCGCCTCCGAATACGCGGCGATCCTCGACGTCCTCAGGACGATCGACATCTACCCAAAGCAGTTGCTGCTCGAGGTGATGATCGGCGAGGTCCAGCTCAACGATTCGCTTCGGCTGGGCGTCGACTGGAACTACATGTGGAACGGAAACGGCGGCGCCCAAACGCTGTCCAACGTTTCAAGCGCGGCGGATCCCACCGGGGGCGTCCTCTCGGGGCTCAAGTACACCTACGACAAGGCTGACCGGCTCACGGGGGCTTTTCGCGCACTGGCCACCGACGGGAAGGTCTCGATCCTATCCTCCCCCAGCATCCTGACCGCCAACGGGAAGAAGGGGAAGATCATGGTCGCCGACCAGGTGCCGATCACGACGGCCTCGATCATCGCCAACTCCAATCCGCCGGTGACTACGACGACGGTCGAATACAAGGACGTCGGCGTGATCCTCTCCTTCACCCCTTTCATCAACGACCAGGGGGCCGTCACGCTCGAGATCGAGCAGGAGGTCAGCGACATCTCGACGACCATCAAGAGCTCGACGAACAACCCCGTCTTCTTCAAGCGCAACATCCAGACGACGCTCATCGCGAGCGAAGACCGCAGCATCGTCCTGGGGGGGCTGGTCAAGGAGAAGAAATCGCTCGACCGGGACGGGATCCCCTGGTTCTACAAGATCCCCGGGCTCGGATGGCTGTTCGGCGCCCGTGCCGACGCGACGAGCCGGACCGAGCTGATGATCTTCATCACGCCCCGCGTGGTGGCCAGCAACGAGGACGGGACGCGGATGACCCGGGAATTCGAGAACCGGGTCCAGGAGCTCAAGCAGCGGATCAGCGAGGCGAAGGGGCTGAAGGGGGCGTCGCCCGACCAGGAGGGCGGGAAATGA
- a CDS encoding zf-HC2 domain-containing protein → MKCSDYRRFAGERLDGRITVEGVRTLDAHLAGCAPCRRAEQAMRAIHAGLAVDPVVSPDFRSTLFARLEDEALLPARRARLLSFPAWRWVAVPLTAAAGLALFLLVGRESGELKTAVPQLARQEAPAVSLPASGASSSAAPPAGSAPATVSAKPASGRPAKPAAPPALSPEEADIVANLDLLDSPSAPDDLPAGFDEMLTPPATSRG, encoded by the coding sequence ATGAAATGCAGCGATTACAGGCGGTTTGCCGGTGAACGCCTCGATGGCCGGATCACGGTCGAGGGTGTGCGCACCCTCGACGCCCACTTGGCGGGCTGCGCGCCGTGCCGCCGGGCCGAGCAGGCCATGCGCGCGATTCATGCGGGGCTGGCCGTCGATCCGGTCGTCTCCCCCGATTTTCGCTCGACGTTGTTCGCCCGGCTCGAAGACGAAGCGCTGTTGCCGGCCCGTCGGGCGCGACTCCTGTCGTTCCCGGCCTGGCGCTGGGTCGCCGTTCCGTTGACGGCCGCCGCGGGGCTGGCGCTGTTTTTGCTCGTCGGACGCGAGTCGGGCGAGCTCAAGACCGCCGTTCCCCAGCTGGCCCGGCAGGAGGCTCCGGCCGTGTCGCTCCCGGCCTCAGGCGCCTCCAGCTCCGCGGCGCCACCCGCCGGATCCGCCCCGGCGACCGTGTCGGCCAAGCCCGCTTCGGGTCGTCCGGCCAAGCCGGCCGCGCCCCCGGCGCTTTCTCCCGAGGAAGCCGATATCGTTGCCAACCTCGACCTTCTCGATTCGCCGTCCGCCCCCGACGATCTCCCCGCAGGGTTCGACGAGATGTTGACCCCGCCGGCGACGAGCAGGGGATGA
- a CDS encoding ferritin family protein, with the protein MKPTPLVKAVGPGLRTALMNEIDGREFYRMAAQNAGSAGVREMFEFLMAEEDQHYQALVAQAGRLADGKPLRFKRSASGRKKLGEFRGGLVSPGMVADSRKAEGEIAALSIGMTLEQRAMRQFAALRKKAEAAGDEAAVSVFSGLVAWEKDHLDLLESRYNALREAYWEEARFWPF; encoded by the coding sequence ATGAAGCCGACTCCTTTGGTGAAAGCGGTGGGGCCGGGTCTCCGGACCGCGCTGATGAACGAGATCGACGGCCGCGAATTCTACCGGATGGCCGCGCAGAACGCGGGGTCCGCGGGCGTGCGCGAAATGTTCGAGTTCCTCATGGCCGAAGAGGATCAACACTATCAAGCGTTGGTCGCGCAGGCGGGCCGACTGGCCGACGGGAAGCCGTTGCGCTTCAAGCGGAGCGCGAGCGGCCGGAAAAAGCTGGGCGAGTTCCGCGGCGGTCTCGTCTCTCCGGGGATGGTCGCCGATTCCCGGAAGGCCGAGGGCGAGATCGCGGCGCTCTCGATCGGGATGACGCTCGAGCAGCGTGCGATGCGCCAGTTCGCAGCGCTCCGGAAAAAAGCCGAAGCGGCGGGGGACGAGGCGGCGGTCTCGGTCTTCTCCGGCCTGGTCGCCTGGGAGAAGGACCATCTCGACCTGCTGGAATCCCGATACAACGCCCTCCGCGAAGCCTACTGGGAAGAGGCGCGCTTCTGGCCGTTCTGA
- a CDS encoding RNA polymerase sigma factor — protein MRTDEELMAAFRGGDREAFETLFDRHHVKVIRFAARMTGDPGRGEEAAQEIFLRIARAASTWEPTARFTTWMYTIARRTTLNFIRDAKDDGTALSLPLGEEDDDGPPLQLAGPAGFEPERIVSNLQLRERLEQALAELPEGYRSAFLLAAGEGLAYQEVAEILGITMQAVKSRVFRAREMLAAKVSEMRP, from the coding sequence ATGCGGACTGACGAAGAGCTGATGGCCGCCTTCCGGGGCGGCGACCGGGAGGCGTTCGAGACGCTGTTCGACCGCCACCATGTCAAGGTGATCCGTTTTGCCGCGCGGATGACCGGAGATCCCGGCCGCGGCGAGGAGGCGGCACAGGAGATCTTCCTGCGCATCGCCCGGGCGGCTTCCACCTGGGAGCCGACCGCCCGCTTCACGACCTGGATGTACACGATTGCCCGCCGCACCACGCTCAATTTCATCCGCGACGCGAAGGACGACGGCACCGCGCTGTCGCTCCCGCTGGGGGAAGAAGACGACGACGGCCCGCCGCTCCAGCTGGCGGGACCAGCCGGCTTCGAACCCGAGCGGATCGTCTCGAACCTCCAACTGCGCGAACGGCTCGAACAAGCGCTGGCCGAGCTGCCGGAGGGGTACCGTTCGGCCTTCCTGCTGGCCGCGGGCGAAGGGCTGGCCTACCAGGAGGTGGCCGAGATCCTGGGGATCACGATGCAGGCGGTCAAGAGCAGGGTCTTCCGGGCGCGCGAGATGCTCGCCGCGAAGGTCTCGGAGATGCGGCCATGA